The Paenibacillus uliginis N3/975 genome has a window encoding:
- a CDS encoding helix-turn-helix domain-containing protein → MKWKWLRQKSFVFRIYVSFLVIILLFSVFNLLSVHLFSKGVQNEIIQYNRMMLKNTAERYQTHFERVKTLVFDIYSKDEVVAFNHQIMKRKAEDIDYRAAKDILKDLRTQTSNPMFYLNNLVIHFDKGNIVLEKEGSLPADMMFTNFYVSKLYPASFWKNNIRYPGNFLMHSESDFQVSGLNDSNTAGIIPVSFHMPSSHYQVIAFLDAQRMNEAFYDDAEDKQFMILKGDGSVLYRTAGSLSADAIPEIDDDQPYRLSDGYYFFEEKDTENSLTYVTAVSSASIAARVRSTNWNLVFILTVSVIIGLLISMYFIRGIHRPIKQFMASILHRNPAKLESRVHEFDLIHQNIRDLMLEKESIHRELQNKQSLLTSFGYINKLKAIVSDINEWKDIADLNEPFFLVLYQLHFKAQSADNMHVKRSRMAYYIHEYINVVISESIPGSHTLQIENNQIISLIRRNEIPGDLDKALSMLKERLDHDRSYVLVTIGISSIYPDSSEFNEAYTEVLELVQHGRPVDETQIIRGPRPDAAWLVFTMQQEHELYANLQAGNAPFCISFIDRMLDQFNRKEASIRQLRRLGDGIITRVMKILEPFNAADKAMARQQMQLMMECCTLDHFKQYFSQLFDTAAAIILTKKEEQDPIISYVMDYIENRVGSDISLDQLAESLNLSAAYLSVYIKEKTGANFSEHFNTVRIRKAKDLLSGNELSIQEISLQLGYSNVTSFNRMFKKMTGMPPGEYRKREMIHTGLDRDQMRTLL, encoded by the coding sequence TTGAAATGGAAATGGTTAAGGCAGAAGAGCTTTGTTTTCCGGATTTATGTCAGTTTCCTGGTCATCATTTTGCTTTTTTCCGTTTTTAATCTCTTATCCGTCCATCTGTTTAGCAAAGGCGTACAGAATGAGATCATTCAATACAATCGAATGATGCTGAAAAATACGGCTGAACGCTATCAGACCCATTTTGAACGGGTCAAAACGCTGGTGTTCGATATATATTCCAAGGATGAAGTGGTGGCTTTTAATCATCAGATTATGAAGAGAAAGGCAGAAGATATTGACTATAGAGCTGCAAAGGACATATTGAAGGATCTGCGGACTCAGACGTCCAATCCGATGTTCTATCTGAACAATTTGGTGATTCATTTTGATAAAGGCAATATTGTTTTGGAGAAAGAAGGCAGTCTCCCAGCAGATATGATGTTTACAAATTTCTATGTGAGCAAGCTTTATCCGGCTTCTTTCTGGAAGAATAATATCCGTTATCCGGGCAATTTTTTAATGCATTCCGAAAGTGATTTCCAGGTATCAGGTCTGAATGATTCGAATACCGCGGGGATTATTCCGGTTTCTTTTCATATGCCGTCATCCCATTATCAGGTTATCGCATTCCTGGATGCGCAGCGGATGAATGAAGCTTTTTATGATGACGCAGAGGATAAGCAGTTTATGATTTTGAAAGGGGACGGATCGGTTCTGTATCGCACGGCGGGCAGTCTGTCAGCGGATGCCATTCCGGAAATTGATGATGATCAGCCTTACAGGTTATCGGACGGCTATTATTTTTTTGAGGAAAAGGATACGGAGAACAGCTTAACCTATGTAACAGCGGTGTCTTCAGCCAGCATTGCCGCCCGGGTGCGGAGCACAAACTGGAATCTGGTGTTCATATTGACGGTGTCAGTTATCATCGGATTATTGATCTCGATGTACTTTATACGGGGTATCCATCGACCGATCAAACAGTTTATGGCGTCTATTCTTCACCGGAATCCCGCCAAACTGGAAAGCAGGGTCCATGAATTCGATCTGATTCATCAGAATATTAGGGATTTAATGCTGGAGAAGGAATCGATTCATCGTGAACTGCAGAACAAGCAATCACTGCTAACCAGCTTTGGTTATATTAACAAGCTCAAGGCGATTGTATCGGATATCAACGAGTGGAAAGATATTGCCGATCTGAACGAGCCGTTCTTCCTTGTCTTGTACCAGCTGCATTTCAAGGCGCAATCTGCGGACAATATGCATGTGAAGAGAAGCAGAATGGCGTACTACATACATGAATACATCAATGTGGTCATCTCGGAATCCATTCCCGGCTCTCATACACTCCAAATCGAGAATAATCAGATCATTTCCCTGATCCGCAGGAATGAGATACCGGGCGATCTCGACAAGGCATTATCCATGCTAAAGGAGCGGCTGGACCATGACCGCAGCTATGTGCTTGTTACGATCGGAATCAGCTCTATATATCCGGACTCTTCTGAGTTTAACGAAGCTTATACCGAGGTGCTGGAACTGGTTCAGCACGGAAGACCTGTAGACGAAACCCAAATTATTCGCGGCCCGCGGCCAGATGCGGCATGGCTGGTGTTTACGATGCAGCAGGAGCATGAGCTGTACGCGAATTTGCAGGCCGGCAATGCTCCGTTCTGCATTTCATTTATTGACCGGATGCTTGATCAATTTAACAGGAAGGAAGCGAGTATCCGTCAACTGCGCAGGCTCGGGGACGGAATTATTACAAGAGTGATGAAGATTCTGGAGCCTTTCAATGCGGCTGATAAAGCCATGGCGCGGCAGCAGATGCAGCTAATGATGGAGTGCTGTACACTGGATCATTTCAAGCAATATTTCTCACAGCTGTTTGATACAGCCGCAGCTATTATCCTGACCAAAAAGGAAGAGCAGGATCCTATTATTTCTTATGTAATGGATTATATCGAGAATCGGGTTGGGAGCGATATCTCGCTGGATCAGCTGGCGGAGAGTCTGAACCTGTCGGCTGCCTATCTTTCCGTATATATCAAGGAGAAGACTGGAGCCAATTTCAGTGAACACTTTAACACGGTACGGATAAGAAAAGCGAAGGATCTGCTCTCCGGCAACGAATTGTCGATACAGGAAATAAGTCTTCAGCTCGGATACAGTAATGTGACCTCCTTCAATCGGATGTTCAAGAAGATGACGGGAATGCCTCCGGGAGAATACCGTAAACGCGAAATGATACACACCGGTCTGGATCGTGATCAGATGCGCACATTATTATAA
- a CDS encoding ABC transporter permease, translated as MKSRNKTSRSLVYKRVKKNWDLYLLILPVIAFFLIFEYGPMYGLQIAFKDFIANKGILDSPWVGLKHFERFFDSYYFWRLLGNTLGIGLYQLLVGFPIPIILALLINEVRSKKFSRFVQTITYAPHFLSTVVMVGVLFIFLSPQTGLLNSLITSLGGKPIDFLTQPEWFKSIFVLSGVWQQMGWSSIIYLAALAGIDQQLHEAARVDGASRWQRIWHINLPGIMPTIIVLLILNMGSLLSVGFEKVFLMQNTLNMPASDIISTHVYRKGIIDGQYSYSAAVGLFNSVINFTLLVIVNRIARKVNNTSLW; from the coding sequence ATAAAGTCCCGAAACAAAACGAGCCGTTCGCTAGTGTACAAACGCGTGAAGAAGAACTGGGATCTGTACTTGCTGATCCTGCCTGTAATCGCTTTCTTTCTCATATTTGAATATGGACCGATGTATGGCTTGCAGATTGCCTTTAAGGACTTTATCGCTAACAAAGGGATACTGGACAGTCCTTGGGTCGGACTCAAGCATTTCGAACGGTTTTTTGACAGCTACTATTTCTGGAGACTGCTCGGCAACACTCTCGGCATTGGACTGTACCAACTGCTCGTTGGATTTCCGATTCCGATCATCCTCGCGCTGCTCATTAACGAGGTTCGTTCGAAAAAATTCAGCCGCTTCGTCCAGACAATCACGTATGCGCCCCATTTTCTGTCCACGGTTGTCATGGTCGGCGTCTTGTTTATTTTCCTGTCACCGCAAACAGGCCTGTTGAATTCCTTAATCACCTCGCTTGGCGGGAAGCCGATTGACTTTCTCACACAGCCGGAATGGTTCAAGAGCATTTTTGTATTATCCGGCGTCTGGCAGCAGATGGGATGGAGCTCCATCATCTATCTGGCAGCACTGGCCGGGATCGACCAGCAGCTGCATGAGGCCGCCCGGGTGGATGGCGCAAGCCGCTGGCAGCGGATCTGGCACATTAACCTGCCGGGCATTATGCCGACTATCATCGTTCTGCTTATTCTGAATATGGGCTCTTTGCTCAGCGTTGGTTTCGAGAAGGTATTTCTTATGCAAAATACGCTTAACATGCCTGCATCGGACATCATCTCCACGCACGTATACCGCAAGGGGATCATCGACGGGCAGTACAGCTATTCCGCCGCCGTTGGTCTGTTCAACTCGGTTATTAACTTCACCCTGCTGGTTATCGTCAACCGCATCGCCCGTAAAGTGAACAACACGAGTCTGTGGTAG
- a CDS encoding heavy metal translocating P-type ATPase: MGVTNESLQKEMKKTTLQLTGMTCAACANRIEKGLSKMEGVQEANVNFALERAAVTFDPKVVNVQQMEEKIEKLGYGTLQETADLQLVGMYCAACAVKIEKVVGKMPGVSNSAVNFAMESLRVEYNPAEVSIPDIQQRIDKLGYQAMPKEDQQDKSEHRELEIKKQKRKLLISALLSLPLLWSMVSHFSFTSWLWIPDIFMNPWFQLILATPVQFYIGKQFYVGAYTALRNKSANMDVLIALGTSAAYFYSLYLTIDWFIAGADAHHGPAMYYETSAILITLVLLGKLFETLAKGRTSEAIKSLMGLQAKTAVVVRDGQEMSIPVEQVLRGDMVIIKPGEKIPVDGEVLEGISAVDESMLTGESIPIEKKAGDVVIGATLNKNGRLMIKATKVGKDTALAQIIRVVEEAQGSKAKIQRVADVISGVFVPIVVGIAIVSFLIWFFLVTPGDFARSLEIAIAVLVIACPCALGLATPTSIMAGSGRAAELGVLFKGGEHLESTHKIDTIILDKTGTVTKGKPELTDVEVNGIDELQFKRLVGAAEKNSEHPLAEAIVAGITGEGTTLPATEQFEAIPGYGIRAVVEGHTVLVGTRKLMNQHQIGIGEADTRMSQLETEGKTAMLAAVDGQYAGLVAVADTIKETSREAVARLKGMGIDVIMITGDNERTAQAIAKQAGIDHVRAEVLPEGKAEEVKKLQQQGKKVAMVGDGINDAPALAMADIGMAIGTGTDVAMEAADVTLMKGDLNSIPDAIYMSRKTMSNIRQNFIWALGYNSLGIPIAAFGLLAPWVAGAAMALSSVSVVLNALRLQRMKV; the protein is encoded by the coding sequence ATGGGAGTAACAAATGAGTCACTTCAAAAAGAAATGAAAAAAACGACTTTACAGCTAACGGGTATGACCTGTGCGGCATGCGCGAACCGGATTGAAAAAGGTCTGTCCAAGATGGAAGGCGTACAGGAAGCGAATGTGAATTTTGCGCTGGAAAGAGCGGCGGTAACCTTCGATCCGAAGGTCGTCAACGTTCAGCAGATGGAAGAGAAGATTGAGAAACTCGGTTATGGTACGCTTCAAGAGACTGCGGATTTGCAACTCGTTGGCATGTACTGTGCAGCCTGTGCCGTCAAGATTGAGAAGGTTGTAGGAAAAATGCCCGGCGTCTCTAACTCGGCAGTAAACTTTGCGATGGAAAGTCTCCGGGTGGAGTACAATCCGGCGGAAGTAAGCATTCCGGATATTCAACAGCGTATCGATAAGCTTGGATATCAGGCGATGCCCAAGGAAGATCAGCAAGATAAGTCAGAACACCGGGAACTTGAGATCAAGAAGCAAAAGCGCAAACTGCTGATCTCGGCTCTTCTGTCACTGCCGCTGCTCTGGTCCATGGTGAGTCACTTCTCGTTTACATCATGGCTCTGGATACCGGATATATTTATGAATCCGTGGTTCCAATTAATATTGGCAACGCCGGTACAGTTCTATATTGGTAAGCAGTTTTATGTGGGAGCCTATACGGCTCTGCGCAACAAAAGCGCGAATATGGATGTATTGATAGCCCTTGGTACGTCCGCGGCTTATTTCTACAGTCTGTATTTGACCATAGATTGGTTCATTGCGGGAGCGGATGCTCACCACGGACCTGCGATGTATTATGAGACGAGTGCCATTCTGATCACACTTGTGCTGCTCGGCAAGCTGTTTGAGACTTTAGCTAAAGGGCGGACCTCGGAAGCGATCAAGTCGCTGATGGGTCTTCAGGCGAAGACAGCAGTGGTCGTCCGTGACGGTCAGGAGATGTCCATTCCAGTAGAGCAGGTGCTCCGTGGTGATATGGTCATCATCAAGCCGGGTGAGAAGATTCCGGTAGATGGCGAAGTGTTGGAGGGAATCTCAGCGGTTGATGAATCGATGCTGACCGGTGAGAGCATTCCAATAGAGAAGAAGGCTGGCGACGTTGTCATCGGAGCAACGTTGAACAAGAACGGCAGACTGATGATTAAAGCGACCAAAGTCGGTAAGGATACAGCACTTGCACAAATCATCAGGGTTGTGGAAGAGGCACAGGGCTCTAAAGCGAAAATCCAGCGGGTTGCTGACGTGATCTCGGGTGTATTTGTCCCGATTGTTGTAGGTATAGCGATTGTATCGTTCTTGATATGGTTCTTCCTGGTGACACCGGGCGACTTCGCCCGCTCGCTGGAAATTGCGATTGCCGTTCTGGTCATTGCCTGCCCTTGTGCATTGGGTCTTGCAACACCAACCTCTATCATGGCCGGTTCCGGACGTGCAGCAGAGTTGGGTGTCCTGTTTAAAGGCGGGGAGCATTTGGAGTCCACGCACAAAATCGATACGATCATCCTCGACAAAACCGGTACGGTTACGAAAGGGAAACCGGAACTTACGGATGTTGAGGTCAATGGAATAGATGAATTGCAGTTCAAACGATTGGTTGGCGCGGCTGAGAAAAACTCCGAGCATCCGTTGGCGGAAGCCATAGTTGCAGGCATAACTGGTGAAGGCACAACTCTTCCGGCAACGGAACAGTTCGAAGCGATTCCCGGCTACGGTATTCGTGCCGTAGTAGAAGGCCACACCGTGCTGGTTGGAACACGGAAGCTGATGAATCAGCATCAGATTGGAATCGGTGAGGCTGACACCCGGATGTCCCAACTGGAGACAGAGGGCAAAACGGCTATGCTTGCAGCTGTGGATGGTCAATATGCGGGTCTTGTAGCCGTAGCTGATACGATCAAAGAAACGTCCAGAGAAGCAGTCGCTAGGCTGAAAGGTATGGGCATTGATGTCATTATGATTACCGGGGACAACGAACGTACTGCTCAGGCGATCGCCAAGCAGGCAGGCATTGACCATGTCCGTGCAGAGGTACTTCCGGAGGGGAAAGCGGAAGAAGTTAAGAAATTACAGCAACAAGGCAAAAAAGTGGCAATGGTTGGAGATGGTATCAACGATGCGCCGGCATTGGCCATGGCGGATATCGGGATGGCGATTGGCACAGGTACGGACGTTGCAATGGAAGCGGCTGACGTTACGCTGATGAAGGGCGATCTGAACAGCATTCCAGACGCTATCTATATGAGCCGCAAAACGATGTCGAACATTCGCCAGAACTTTATCTGGGCGCTCGGATACAACTCTTTGGGCATACCGATTGCCGCATTCGGCCTTCTGGCTCCTTGGGTTGCCGGTGCGGCGATGGCACTGAGCTCGGTATCGGTCGTATTGAATGCGCTCAGACTGCAACGGATGAAGGTGTAA
- a CDS encoding extracellular solute-binding protein, whose translation MKRKSWVSLLLAATIIVSLLAACGGKTDEQTKAANKENLNLTGMPIVKEPVSLTFFTGKAPTNGNNFEETLVWKEYAKMSNINVKFELVPFDNLTEKRNLALAGGDYPDAFYSARVPASDLMKYGSQGTFIKLNDLIDQYAPNFKSLMEKYPDLKKGLTMPDGNIYSFPSFYSPEFLPMLIGTPLWVKQEFLDKLNMKEPTTTEEFYQYLKAVKETDLNGNGKKDEIPYAGTGINPLIEQLRGAWGFGNRGLGHKHVDMDPATNELRFFRTDPKYKDVIEYVRKLYTEGLIDNEIFTIKTSALYAKGQEGIFGATINPNPVTQMNQTGYFGLGALKGPYGDQLYTHVKVPVVWPGAFVITDKNKNPEATVRWIDHFYGDEGATFYFMGLEGQTYTKTADGQLEFTEEITKNPNGLTMDQVLAKYITWLGGSYPGYVQAKYFKGSESLPESIAVGEKAEPHKIKEHWSAFNYTEEETDFMSTVGSDMGTYIDEMEAKFITGAVPMSDWDKYVSTVEKMGLSEYMDIYKKAYERYQNIGK comes from the coding sequence ATGAAAAGAAAAAGCTGGGTCTCATTATTGCTGGCTGCAACCATAATAGTAAGCCTGCTTGCCGCATGCGGCGGGAAGACGGACGAGCAGACGAAAGCTGCTAACAAAGAGAACTTAAACTTAACGGGAATGCCTATCGTAAAAGAACCGGTATCCCTCACTTTTTTCACGGGAAAGGCGCCTACGAACGGCAATAATTTTGAGGAAACACTCGTCTGGAAAGAATACGCCAAGATGTCCAACATCAACGTCAAATTTGAACTGGTCCCGTTTGATAACCTGACCGAAAAGCGCAACCTGGCGCTGGCCGGTGGTGACTATCCAGATGCCTTTTACAGCGCGCGCGTGCCTGCATCCGATCTGATGAAATACGGTTCTCAGGGAACATTTATCAAGCTGAATGATCTGATTGATCAGTACGCGCCGAATTTCAAGAGCCTGATGGAGAAATACCCAGACCTCAAAAAGGGACTGACCATGCCCGACGGCAATATCTACTCCTTCCCATCCTTCTACAGCCCTGAGTTTCTACCGATGCTTATTGGAACACCGCTATGGGTCAAGCAGGAATTTCTCGATAAGCTGAATATGAAGGAACCGACAACAACGGAGGAGTTCTATCAATATTTAAAGGCTGTAAAGGAAACCGACCTGAACGGAAACGGCAAGAAGGATGAAATTCCGTACGCCGGGACCGGGATCAACCCGTTAATCGAGCAACTTCGGGGAGCATGGGGCTTCGGCAACCGGGGACTCGGCCACAAGCATGTGGATATGGACCCTGCTACGAATGAGCTTCGTTTCTTTCGAACAGATCCGAAGTATAAAGATGTCATTGAATATGTACGAAAGCTTTATACGGAAGGCCTAATCGACAACGAGATTTTCACAATCAAGACGAGTGCGCTGTATGCCAAGGGGCAGGAAGGGATATTCGGAGCGACCATCAATCCGAATCCGGTGACCCAGATGAACCAGACCGGATACTTCGGACTTGGTGCACTGAAAGGGCCATACGGGGACCAGCTTTATACCCACGTCAAAGTTCCTGTTGTATGGCCAGGCGCGTTCGTTATTACAGACAAGAACAAAAATCCGGAAGCAACCGTCCGCTGGATCGACCACTTTTACGGCGACGAAGGAGCCACCTTCTACTTCATGGGATTGGAAGGACAGACGTACACCAAGACGGCCGACGGCCAGCTTGAATTTACGGAGGAGATTACTAAAAATCCGAACGGCCTAACGATGGACCAGGTACTGGCAAAATACATCACGTGGCTTGGAGGCAGCTACCCGGGCTATGTGCAGGCGAAATATTTCAAGGGATCCGAATCTTTGCCAGAATCGATTGCTGTGGGTGAAAAGGCAGAGCCGCACAAGATCAAAGAGCATTGGAGTGCCTTTAACTATACGGAAGAAGAGACGGATTTCATGTCTACAGTTGGTTCAGATATGGGCACCTATATCGATGAAATGGAAGCGAAGTTCATCACAGGAGCAGTTCCGATGTCCGATTGGGATAAGTATGTATCGACCGTAGAGAAAATGGGCTTGTCCGAATATATGGATATTTATAAGAAAGCCTATGAACGCTATCAAAATATCGGTAAATAA
- a CDS encoding MarR family winged helix-turn-helix transcriptional regulator, with protein sequence MNSLVVGFSKLLDNDLTTSQYFILQMLASENMYTSSEIASALDVTLSAVTNLSNKLVRKGYVERIPSQTDRRSIYLKITEQGLNVNAQMLERYKELTDGLGFDFSEQEVDLLIASYERMIERLQQNNQ encoded by the coding sequence ATGAACAGTTTAGTGGTTGGTTTCTCCAAGCTGTTGGACAACGACCTGACGACTTCTCAATATTTTATCCTTCAAATGCTTGCAAGCGAAAATATGTATACGAGTTCTGAGATTGCAAGCGCGTTGGATGTCACTCTTTCAGCTGTAACGAACTTGAGCAACAAGCTCGTCCGCAAAGGGTATGTGGAGCGTATTCCGTCACAGACGGACAGACGAAGTATCTATTTGAAGATTACTGAACAAGGTCTGAACGTTAATGCACAAATGCTAGAGAGGTACAAGGAACTGACCGATGGGTTAGGGTTCGATTTTTCCGAGCAGGAAGTGGATTTGCTCATTGCATCTTACGAAAGAATGATCGAACGTTTACAACAGAACAACCAATAA
- a CDS encoding carbohydrate ABC transporter permease: MFNQSKSEKWFDWSVHIILILICVAVLYPLVFVLMASISSPDAVMRGEVWLWPKELTLVGYSKIFQNNEILVGYGNTIVYTVVGTAINLVMSIAAAYPLSRKDFYGRNVIAALMVFTMFFSGGMVPTYLLVKSLGMLNSMWALIIPGAVSVYNILIMRTFFQNGIPYEVQEAAAIDGSSNMSTLIRIVLPLSMPIIAVMILFYSVGHWNAYFSALIYLTDRDKYPLQLFLREILIQGQMQEMLGIGDDTQSRIVMEGEAIKYAAVMVANLPVLCLYPFLQKYFVKGVMIGAVKG, from the coding sequence ATGTTTAATCAAAGTAAAAGCGAAAAGTGGTTTGACTGGTCCGTTCATATCATTTTGATACTTATTTGTGTGGCTGTGCTCTATCCGCTCGTGTTCGTCCTCATGGCGTCCATCAGCAGCCCGGATGCCGTCATGCGTGGCGAGGTGTGGCTGTGGCCGAAAGAACTGACGCTGGTCGGCTACAGCAAAATTTTTCAAAATAACGAAATCCTCGTCGGGTACGGAAACACCATCGTGTATACCGTTGTCGGAACGGCTATCAATCTGGTAATGTCCATCGCCGCTGCTTATCCGCTCTCAAGAAAAGATTTCTACGGCCGTAATGTCATCGCCGCACTCATGGTATTTACGATGTTTTTCAGCGGAGGGATGGTTCCTACATACCTTCTCGTAAAGAGTCTTGGAATGCTGAATTCCATGTGGGCGCTCATCATACCGGGGGCCGTATCCGTTTATAACATTTTGATTATGAGAACATTTTTTCAGAACGGCATTCCTTACGAAGTCCAGGAGGCTGCGGCAATTGACGGCAGCTCGAACATGAGCACACTGATCCGGATTGTCCTGCCGCTGTCCATGCCTATTATCGCGGTCATGATTTTGTTCTACAGTGTCGGCCATTGGAATGCTTATTTTAGTGCTCTGATCTATCTGACGGATCGTGATAAGTATCCGCTGCAGCTGTTTCTGCGGGAAATTTTGATTCAAGGCCAAATGCAGGAGATGCTTGGAATTGGAGATGATACGCAGTCCCGAATTGTGATGGAAGGCGAGGCTATTAAATACGCTGCTGTCATGGTGGCGAACCTGCCTGTGCTCTGTCTCTATCCGTTCCTCCAAAAATATTTTGTTAAAGGCGTTATGATCGGAGCCGTAAAAGGCTAG
- a CDS encoding LLM class flavin-dependent oxidoreductase, whose product MTEQNMNSSHTSKQLQNIPVSILDLAPITEGSTAAVSLRNSLELAQHAEQWGYHRYWLAEHHNMPGIASSATSVVIGHIAAGTKKMRVGSGGIMLPNHSPLVIAEQFGTLESLFPGRIDLGLGRAPGSDQLTSRALRRGPGSDGQDFPERLGELRSYFHPTSGSSMRVRAIPGEGLDIPIWLLGSSGFSAQLSAQLGLPFAFASHFAPDYLLPALDLYRSNFKPSGELQTPYAMVGVNVICADTDEEAQRLATSAQQQFLNIIRGRTGQLKPPVDSMDSVWTPQEKAVVGRTLSFSAIGSPATVRQQLDRFMDMTDADEIIVASAIYDHKARLRSYELLADVGITKP is encoded by the coding sequence ATGACGGAACAAAATATGAACTCTTCACATACATCCAAGCAGCTTCAAAATATACCGGTATCCATTCTGGATCTGGCTCCGATAACCGAAGGCAGCACAGCAGCTGTATCGCTGAGAAACTCGCTCGAGCTGGCACAGCATGCCGAACAGTGGGGATATCACCGCTACTGGCTGGCAGAGCATCATAACATGCCGGGCATTGCAAGCTCAGCCACGTCCGTTGTAATTGGGCATATCGCAGCCGGCACGAAAAAAATGCGGGTCGGTTCCGGCGGAATCATGCTGCCGAACCATTCCCCACTCGTCATAGCAGAGCAGTTCGGCACACTGGAATCCCTGTTCCCGGGCCGCATTGACCTCGGCCTCGGTCGGGCTCCGGGTTCAGATCAGCTGACTTCGCGCGCACTGCGGCGTGGCCCCGGCAGCGACGGTCAAGATTTCCCTGAACGGCTGGGCGAGCTTCGTAGTTACTTCCATCCGACATCCGGCTCCTCAATGAGAGTTAGAGCCATTCCGGGTGAAGGTCTGGATATTCCAATCTGGCTGCTCGGATCTAGCGGCTTCAGTGCACAGCTCTCGGCACAGCTCGGTCTGCCGTTTGCGTTTGCCAGCCACTTTGCGCCGGATTATCTACTTCCCGCGCTTGATCTGTACCGCAGCAACTTCAAACCATCCGGAGAACTGCAGACGCCGTACGCGATGGTTGGTGTTAATGTCATCTGTGCAGATACGGATGAGGAAGCCCAGCGACTGGCGACCTCGGCCCAGCAGCAATTTCTGAACATCATCCGTGGTCGCACCGGTCAGCTTAAGCCTCCGGTCGACAGCATGGATTCGGTCTGGACCCCACAGGAAAAAGCCGTGGTCGGACGCACTTTAAGCTTCTCCGCGATCGGCAGCCCGGCTACAGTGCGTCAACAGCTCGATCGCTTCATGGACATGACAGATGCGGATGAGATCATTGTGGCGTCTGCCATTTATGATCATAAAGCCCGTCTTCGTTCCTATGAATTGCTGGCGGATGTCGGCATAACGAAACCCTGA
- the serS gene encoding serine--tRNA ligase, whose product MLDMKWLRERKENQTEVQQAADQKGIKLSVKELMDLDERRRSMLQEVEALRQERNRFTQKISNLMRQGNREQAENIKQLVKEINERLGGQENTLRETDAAYIELLALVPNIVSPDTPVGASDQDNIEMKKVGLLPEFEFPLRDHVELGEMHKMIDIPRGVKTAGSRNYYLTGTGVMLHRAVQQLALDLLVKKGFTLFDVPLMVRTEALMNTAYFPLGRDQTFHITDEDKWLVGTSEVPLVSYYSGETVDVTEPLKLAAASLCFRSEIGSAGKDVRGLYRVHQFAKVEQVILCEASLELSEHLLQEITANAEELLQLLELPYRVMAVCTGDMSQKTYKQYDIETWMPSRGAYGETHSSSNLLDFQARRSNIRYRDKTGALRYCYTLNNTAVASPRILIPLLENHQQEDGSIAIPAALRPYLNGMERLTI is encoded by the coding sequence ATGTTAGACATGAAATGGCTAAGGGAACGTAAAGAGAATCAAACGGAAGTTCAGCAGGCAGCGGATCAAAAGGGCATCAAGCTGTCGGTTAAAGAGCTGATGGATCTGGACGAGAGACGTCGTTCGATGCTGCAAGAAGTAGAGGCGCTCCGGCAGGAACGTAACCGGTTCACACAGAAAATCAGCAACCTTATGCGGCAAGGAAACCGGGAGCAAGCCGAAAATATCAAACAGCTTGTTAAAGAAATCAATGAACGGCTTGGCGGGCAAGAGAACACCCTGCGAGAGACCGATGCCGCGTACATTGAGCTATTGGCACTTGTGCCGAACATCGTATCGCCGGACACCCCTGTCGGAGCTTCGGACCAAGACAATATAGAGATGAAAAAAGTCGGTCTGCTTCCAGAGTTCGAGTTTCCACTTAGAGACCATGTGGAGCTCGGTGAAATGCACAAAATGATCGACATTCCTCGTGGTGTCAAAACTGCCGGCAGCCGGAATTACTATCTGACCGGTACTGGTGTCATGCTTCACCGGGCTGTGCAGCAGCTGGCACTGGACCTGCTTGTCAAAAAGGGCTTTACCCTGTTCGATGTACCGCTGATGGTACGGACCGAGGCACTTATGAATACGGCCTACTTCCCGCTTGGCAGAGACCAGACCTTTCATATTACGGACGAAGACAAATGGCTGGTCGGCACCTCGGAGGTTCCGCTCGTCTCGTATTACAGCGGTGAAACGGTAGATGTTACCGAACCACTCAAACTTGCTGCCGCCTCGCTCTGCTTCCGCAGCGAAATCGGGTCGGCGGGCAAGGATGTCCGAGGCCTGTACCGGGTTCACCAGTTCGCAAAAGTGGAGCAGGTCATCCTGTGCGAGGCCAGTCTAGAGCTTTCGGAGCATCTGCTTCAGGAGATTACCGCCAACGCCGAAGAGCTTCTACAGCTGCTCGAGCTCCCTTACCGGGTTATGGCGGTGTGCACTGGAGACATGTCGCAAAAAACTTACAAGCAGTATGATATTGAAACATGGATGCCGAGCCGAGGGGCCTATGGAGAGACCCATTCGTCGTCGAACCTGCTTGATTTCCAGGCACGGCGTTCGAACATCCGATACCGGGACAAAACCGGTGCTCTGCGTTACTGCTACACGCTGAACAATACGGCGGTAGCTTCGCCCCGTATCCTGATTCCCCTGCTGGAAAACCATCAGCAGGAGGACGGATCGATTGCCATCCCGGCAGCTCTCCGTCCTTATCTGAACGGGATGGAGCGGCTGACAATATAA